The segment TGATTGCGCTGCTTCCGTGTGCTTGCTTATCTCGCTCGTGAAACTGACGGGGCGAGCAAATCCCCGGAAGAGTGAGAAGACCAAGTTTTCAATGTTGTAAGCAATGTATTCCAGTCGTCCGCACGCCGCCGGTTCCTCCCCTCGGTATTCCGCCAAAAATTTCGCGATCCCGGTCAATTTTGTTTATTACGCGCCCGAAGCAAAACATGTCTCGGTGATCGGCGACTTCAATGAATGGCTCCCGGACGCGC is part of the Verrucomicrobiota bacterium genome and harbors:
- a CDS encoding glycoside hydrolase family 13; the encoded protein is MYSSRPHAAGSSPRYSAKNFAIPVNFVYYAPEAKHVSVIGDFNEWLPDA